The following proteins are encoded in a genomic region of Cyclonatronum proteinivorum:
- a CDS encoding fasciclin domain-containing protein has translation MKSLKTAALSLFVLAFIFSTANAQYSSYSQTASATAIEEAEAPNIVDLVTSNDDFSTLAMLLTEAGLVETVREAGDITVFAPTNAAFEQVSQTQLQALLADHDLLREVLLTHVIGATVTSDVVTQIEEAPTAANNVLPVVVNDSGVRVGNAKVTDVDIMASNGVVHVVDAVIMPPAEGVYHRNDRNMDHEQRQRRTSSSY, from the coding sequence ATGAAATCACTAAAAACAGCAGCATTATCACTTTTTGTCCTGGCATTTATATTTTCAACAGCCAATGCGCAATACAGCAGCTACTCGCAGACTGCAAGCGCAACAGCAATTGAAGAAGCTGAAGCTCCAAACATTGTTGATCTCGTAACAAGCAATGATGATTTCAGCACCCTTGCCATGTTGTTAACAGAAGCCGGTCTTGTAGAAACGGTGCGCGAAGCGGGTGATATTACCGTATTCGCGCCAACAAACGCAGCATTTGAGCAGGTATCACAAACCCAGCTACAAGCCCTTTTGGCTGATCATGATTTATTGCGTGAGGTCTTACTAACCCACGTGATAGGCGCAACCGTAACTTCTGATGTAGTGACCCAAATTGAAGAAGCGCCGACAGCAGCCAACAACGTATTACCTGTCGTAGTTAATGATTCAGGTGTAAGAGTCGGAAATGCGAAGGTTACAGATGTTGATATCATGGCTTCGAATGGTGTCGTGCATGTTGTAGACGCCGTAATTATGCCCCCTGCAGAAGGCGTGTATCACCGGAATGACCGCAACATGGATCACGAACAGCGTCAGCGCCGCACTTCAAGCTCATATTAA
- a CDS encoding cystathionine gamma-synthase family protein, which yields MSTQHKLRPESLMMSYGYKPELSEGAVKSPIFMTSTFVFKSAEEGKAFFELAYGLREKDEGEEPGLIYSRINNPDLEILENRLALWEQADDCAVFESGMSAITTVLLEFLSPGDVLLHSAPVYGGTDHFIHYFLKKIGVESVCFKAGMKKDEIIDKLEATGKADRLAMIYVETPANPTNTIIDLQMCREIADHYGTTDKHVYMAVDNTYMGPLWQHPLQHGADMVLYSATKYLGGHSDLIAGACTGSAEVIKRVKTLRTFLGNMASPHTGWLLMRSLETLKIRMEQQCRSAQEVARYLSTHPKIKSVYYLGLIPESSPAWKIYQRQYSAPGAMMSFEIDGGEKEAFRFLNGLRLMKLAVSLGSTESLVEHPATMTHAGVDPEHRREFGITESLVRISVGVEHHEDIIWDLKQALELV from the coding sequence ATGTCTACACAACACAAGCTCAGGCCGGAAAGCCTGATGATGTCCTACGGCTACAAGCCGGAACTCTCAGAAGGCGCAGTGAAATCTCCCATTTTTATGACTTCCACCTTTGTGTTCAAAAGTGCGGAGGAAGGCAAGGCGTTTTTTGAGCTGGCCTACGGACTCCGGGAAAAGGATGAGGGAGAAGAGCCCGGGCTTATTTACAGCAGGATTAACAATCCCGACCTTGAAATCCTGGAAAACCGTCTCGCGCTTTGGGAGCAGGCGGATGATTGCGCGGTTTTCGAAAGCGGGATGAGTGCGATCACCACCGTGCTTTTAGAATTTCTGAGTCCCGGCGATGTGCTCTTACACAGCGCACCGGTTTATGGCGGTACCGATCATTTCATCCACTACTTTTTGAAGAAAATCGGGGTGGAGTCCGTGTGCTTTAAGGCCGGAATGAAGAAAGATGAAATCATTGATAAGCTCGAAGCGACCGGTAAAGCCGATCGTCTTGCCATGATTTATGTGGAAACACCGGCCAATCCGACCAATACCATCATTGATCTCCAAATGTGCCGCGAAATTGCAGATCATTACGGCACAACTGATAAGCATGTGTATATGGCGGTTGATAATACCTACATGGGACCGCTTTGGCAGCACCCGCTGCAGCACGGTGCAGATATGGTGCTGTACTCGGCTACCAAATATCTTGGCGGGCACAGCGATCTGATTGCGGGTGCGTGTACGGGCAGTGCAGAAGTCATCAAACGGGTCAAAACCCTGCGGACCTTCCTTGGCAATATGGCTTCCCCGCATACGGGATGGCTTCTTATGCGCAGCCTGGAAACGCTCAAAATCAGAATGGAGCAGCAGTGCCGCAGCGCACAGGAAGTTGCGCGTTATCTCAGTACACATCCCAAAATTAAATCTGTGTACTACCTGGGACTTATACCCGAAAGCTCACCGGCCTGGAAAATTTATCAGCGGCAGTACAGCGCACCGGGTGCGATGATGTCGTTTGAAATCGACGGGGGCGAGAAGGAAGCATTTCGCTTTCTGAACGGGCTCCGGCTCATGAAGCTCGCCGTGAGCCTGGGCAGTACGGAATCACTGGTTGAGCACCCGGCTACAATGACACATGCCGGCGTTGACCCCGAGCACCGTCGCGAGTTTGGCATTACCGAAAGTCTCGTACGTATCTCGGTGGGCGTTGAGCACCATGAAGATATTATCTGGGACCTGAAGCAGGCACTGGAGCTGGTTTAA
- a CDS encoding alkaline phosphatase family protein, giving the protein MFILFLLLTFPLSLSPAKANAPQAEHSSEIRPAHVVVISIDGFQADMLETYEGLLPNLTALAAKGVMADGFIPTNPSLTWPNHTSMVTGTGSRDHSVIFNGMVERTGSGLPLRFEANLHQHQLVATGTIYDALYEAGLRTAAINWPATAGSTTIADNIPDVPDPIGEATEDFLWDLFDDELLDDFTSFALWQYDHAGRDQFWTNAAGWLIHNRMPDLLLLHLLQLDSMLHRNSTDSDEVLGALSNTDALIGKMVSDLKEAALYYQTALFIVSDHGMVNTPQTLLPNRLLQQNGMLEVSEDGQAIGGSAQVHAVGGFGMVYFQDPENDGFIEEVAALFAQTSGIARVLRQDEFERYGLPNPGTHPHAGQLALFSECGTSMNIALRTQTHPHDTIVPSIENDFALAHHGFFNECASMSGLFIGYGPGLQTETTVPAISIKDLAPTLGLLLGVPFETPGSSPLYEVLHPSLRHGQVQENP; this is encoded by the coding sequence TTGTTCATCCTATTTTTGCTTCTAACCTTTCCGCTCAGCCTTTCCCCAGCCAAAGCCAATGCGCCGCAGGCAGAGCATTCTTCTGAAATTCGCCCGGCCCATGTCGTTGTGATTAGTATTGACGGTTTTCAGGCAGACATGCTTGAAACCTACGAAGGGCTGCTCCCCAACCTTACGGCTCTTGCTGCCAAAGGCGTTATGGCTGACGGCTTCATCCCCACAAACCCATCCCTGACCTGGCCCAATCATACCAGTATGGTTACGGGAACAGGTTCGCGTGATCACAGCGTCATCTTCAACGGCATGGTTGAGCGAACCGGGAGCGGACTTCCGCTTAGGTTTGAAGCAAACCTCCATCAGCACCAGCTTGTGGCTACCGGCACCATTTATGACGCGCTGTACGAAGCCGGTCTTAGAACCGCTGCCATAAACTGGCCCGCAACCGCCGGCAGCACCACCATTGCTGACAATATACCGGATGTTCCCGATCCGATTGGTGAAGCAACAGAAGACTTTTTGTGGGATTTATTTGATGATGAGCTGCTCGATGACTTCACCAGCTTTGCTCTGTGGCAGTATGATCACGCGGGACGCGATCAGTTTTGGACAAACGCGGCAGGATGGCTCATCCACAACCGTATGCCCGACCTGCTTCTGCTCCATCTGCTGCAGCTCGACTCCATGCTGCACCGAAACAGCACAGATTCAGATGAAGTGCTTGGAGCGCTGTCCAATACAGACGCCCTTATCGGTAAGATGGTTTCCGATTTAAAAGAAGCGGCGCTGTACTATCAGACAGCTCTTTTCATCGTATCTGATCACGGCATGGTAAATACCCCCCAAACCCTGCTGCCCAATCGTCTTTTACAGCAAAACGGCATGCTTGAAGTCTCCGAAGACGGGCAGGCCATTGGGGGTTCCGCTCAGGTACACGCTGTTGGTGGGTTTGGGATGGTATATTTTCAGGATCCGGAAAACGATGGTTTTATTGAAGAAGTAGCTGCCCTCTTTGCACAAACCTCAGGCATTGCCAGGGTTTTACGGCAGGATGAGTTTGAGCGCTACGGCTTGCCGAACCCCGGGACACATCCGCATGCGGGACAACTCGCCTTGTTCAGCGAATGCGGAACTTCGATGAACATCGCCCTGCGCACGCAGACACATCCGCACGATACCATTGTGCCGAGTATTGAAAATGATTTTGCACTTGCTCATCACGGTTTTTTTAATGAGTGTGCTTCCATGAGCGGGCTTTTTATAGGGTATGGTCCCGGATTACAAACGGAGACGACGGTTCCCGCCATTTCCATAAAAGACCTCGCACCAACCCTTGGCCTTTTGCTCGGCGTCCCGTTCGAAACACCCGGATCTTCCCCCCTGTATGAAGTGCTTCATCCCTCCCTGCGTCATGGGCAAGTACAGGAGAACCCGTGA
- a CDS encoding META domain-containing protein → MKPIQIFVLLCTAALLFLAACESHETQSTDAESMQQAVPESITTQTLSESNWVLVNLHGEEFTLTMEGARQPGITFDGAEERVYGFAGCNQFTGGFTLEEAGRLSFTQMASTKMFCPDMEVEDRYMEALEQTTHAVMIEGMLQFSDRESAVVAVFYADPETPDF, encoded by the coding sequence ATGAAACCGATCCAAATTTTTGTTTTGCTGTGCACAGCAGCCTTATTGTTTCTGGCTGCCTGTGAGAGTCATGAAACACAAAGCACCGACGCCGAAAGTATGCAGCAGGCAGTGCCTGAATCCATCACGACTCAAACCTTAAGTGAATCAAACTGGGTGCTTGTAAACCTGCACGGCGAAGAGTTTACGCTCACGATGGAAGGGGCGCGGCAGCCGGGTATTACCTTTGACGGTGCAGAGGAACGCGTTTACGGCTTTGCGGGCTGCAATCAGTTCACCGGTGGCTTCACCCTTGAGGAAGCCGGCAGACTTAGTTTTACGCAGATGGCTTCAACCAAAATGTTCTGCCCTGATATGGAAGTTGAAGACCGCTACATGGAAGCGCTCGAGCAAACAACCCATGCTGTTATGATTGAAGGCATGCTTCAGTTTTCAGACCGCGAGAGCGCAGTGGTTGCCGTATTTTATGCTGATCCTGAAACGCCTGATTTTTAA
- a CDS encoding protein-disulfide reductase DsbD family protein: MNPFSLERLLRLSVKSMLLLVLLAVFPFENTTAQFISSGDKLNLATALNVDQVERGAEFKAVVELNLEYPWHVNAHIPTLEWLIPTELQLRRSDHIILTDIRYPPPLTMTFGFADEPLDVYEETSPIYLSLRTSSSTPLGEYILRADLTVQACDDMQCLAPATVEVEIPISIVEAGSGMTPVNEAQFLAFDDAQISSGTQGDISALFDGGLWLAFIGIFLIGLALNLTPCVYPMISVTVSLFGGQQDSNTLRVFGKAVVYVLGIATMYSVLGVIAALSGGLFGSWLQSPWMLGFIGFLMFGLALSMFGLYEIQMPYWLTSKLGGSGNTTGLIGLFISGLVVGIFAAPCVGPPIIALLAYVGTVGDPVFGFWVFFVLSLGLGLPYLILGTFSGLMQKLPKSGTWMIWVKKLFGIVLIGVGGFYLGLALFPQLVEWVIVATLLIGGIYIGFLERSGKGNTGFLATKYATGLVSVVLAAMFYMNLQKEGIIWETYSEDKLEIALERGQPVMIDFYADWCIPCLELERITFTDETVVNATQDMMRLKVDLTNFDSPESEALRQQYNIAGVPTIVFIDDQGNEVTQARVIGFLRPNDFLDRVAMAMPSELTLHE; encoded by the coding sequence ATGAACCCATTTTCCCTCGAGCGTTTACTTAGGCTATCCGTTAAAAGCATGCTCCTTTTGGTGCTTTTAGCCGTATTTCCCTTTGAAAATACAACTGCTCAGTTTATTTCAAGCGGTGACAAACTCAACCTTGCGACGGCCCTCAATGTGGATCAGGTTGAACGCGGAGCTGAGTTCAAAGCGGTTGTTGAGCTCAACCTCGAGTATCCCTGGCACGTTAACGCGCATATCCCTACGCTGGAATGGCTGATCCCTACAGAGCTGCAGCTGCGCCGTTCAGATCACATTATTCTGACAGATATCCGGTATCCGCCACCGCTAACCATGACCTTCGGTTTTGCGGATGAGCCCCTTGATGTATACGAAGAAACCTCACCCATCTATCTGAGCCTGCGCACCTCTTCGTCAACGCCCCTGGGAGAATACATCCTCCGGGCAGACCTTACCGTGCAGGCCTGCGACGACATGCAGTGTCTGGCGCCGGCAACTGTTGAAGTGGAAATTCCCATCTCAATTGTGGAAGCCGGCAGCGGCATGACGCCTGTCAATGAAGCGCAGTTTCTGGCTTTCGACGACGCGCAAATCAGTAGCGGCACACAGGGCGATATTTCTGCACTTTTTGACGGCGGCCTGTGGCTGGCTTTTATCGGGATTTTCCTCATTGGTCTTGCCCTTAACCTGACCCCCTGTGTGTATCCGATGATTTCGGTAACCGTCTCGCTTTTCGGCGGGCAACAGGATTCAAACACACTGCGGGTATTTGGTAAAGCTGTTGTGTACGTTCTCGGTATCGCGACCATGTACTCGGTTTTGGGAGTCATTGCAGCGCTAAGCGGCGGCCTGTTTGGCAGCTGGCTTCAAAGTCCCTGGATGCTGGGCTTCATCGGTTTTCTGATGTTCGGGCTGGCCCTGAGCATGTTTGGGCTGTATGAAATTCAGATGCCCTACTGGCTTACCAGCAAGCTCGGCGGCAGCGGTAACACAACCGGACTGATCGGCCTGTTCATATCAGGCCTTGTCGTAGGAATTTTTGCTGCACCCTGCGTAGGTCCGCCCATCATCGCGCTGCTGGCCTATGTTGGTACCGTTGGAGACCCCGTATTTGGATTTTGGGTATTCTTCGTTTTGTCCCTCGGTCTTGGCTTACCCTATCTTATACTTGGTACTTTTTCCGGACTGATGCAGAAACTGCCGAAATCAGGCACCTGGATGATTTGGGTGAAGAAACTCTTTGGTATCGTGCTGATTGGCGTTGGCGGGTTCTATCTTGGTCTTGCACTTTTCCCGCAACTCGTTGAATGGGTGATAGTAGCCACGCTGCTCATTGGCGGAATCTACATCGGCTTCCTGGAGCGCAGCGGCAAAGGCAACACCGGTTTCCTTGCGACCAAATACGCTACCGGCCTTGTGTCGGTAGTTCTTGCTGCTATGTTCTACATGAACCTGCAGAAGGAAGGTATTATCTGGGAAACCTACTCTGAAGATAAGCTTGAAATTGCCCTCGAGCGCGGTCAGCCTGTTATGATCGATTTCTACGCTGACTGGTGTATACCCTGCCTCGAACTCGAGCGTATCACCTTCACCGATGAAACCGTAGTCAATGCCACACAGGATATGATGCGGCTTAAGGTGGACCTTACCAACTTCGATTCGCCGGAATCAGAAGCCCTGCGACAACAGTACAATATTGCCGGTGTGCCTACGATTGTGTTTATCGACGATCAGGGCAACGAAGTAACGCAGGCACGGGTCATCGGCTTCCTCCGGCCCAACGATTTTCTCGACAGGGTTGCGATGGCCATGCCTTCTGAACTCACCCTGCACGAGTAA
- a CDS encoding L-serine ammonia-lyase yields MESISAFEIIKVGIGPSSSHTMGPWNAAERFVNSLRRKGMLEKVTRLKVFLYGSLAKTGFGHGTDVAVLMGLSGHDFTQVDTNTIPERVAFIKAVDKIVVGGEREIPFEYARDLVFEFGITLDFHPNGMTFEASFEDREPYRATYFSIGGGFVVREGDDDYEIQNDARRTQYPCHTAQDILNNCRKLNLKVSELVFLNEQAWRTPGEIRSHALYIWEEIKQCVYRGVNKKGTLPGVLKVRRRAHDLSKKRMNGRKFSNADEWLEAIKNGPTDFNTVNKWVSIFALAVNEENASFGRIITAPTNGASGVIPAVMLYAYCFTPNFDDDAVVDFLLTAGEIGTLYKKGATISAAMGGCQAEIGVSSSMAAAALTEVLGGTREQVMQAAEIAMEHHLGMTCDPIAGLVQVPCIERNSMGAMKAITATNIALDEDPSTARVSLDDVIKTMWETALDMNHKYKETSEGGLATIPVNVIEC; encoded by the coding sequence ATGGAATCCATCAGCGCTTTTGAAATCATCAAGGTAGGGATTGGCCCTTCAAGCTCGCATACTATGGGGCCGTGGAATGCGGCAGAGCGTTTCGTAAACAGCCTCCGGCGTAAAGGTATGCTGGAGAAAGTGACCAGGCTAAAAGTCTTCCTCTACGGTTCGCTCGCCAAAACCGGCTTTGGGCACGGCACGGATGTAGCGGTGCTGATGGGCCTCTCCGGTCACGACTTCACGCAGGTGGACACCAACACCATCCCGGAGCGTGTAGCTTTCATCAAAGCGGTTGATAAAATCGTGGTCGGCGGGGAGCGGGAAATCCCCTTCGAGTATGCGCGCGATCTCGTTTTTGAGTTTGGCATCACCCTCGATTTCCATCCGAACGGGATGACGTTCGAAGCTTCCTTTGAAGACCGTGAACCCTACCGGGCTACCTACTTTTCCATTGGTGGCGGATTTGTGGTGCGGGAAGGCGACGATGACTACGAAATACAGAACGACGCCCGCCGCACGCAGTATCCCTGCCACACGGCGCAGGATATCCTCAACAATTGCCGCAAACTGAATCTCAAAGTCTCGGAGCTTGTGTTTCTGAATGAGCAGGCCTGGCGCACACCCGGGGAGATCCGGAGCCATGCGCTGTACATTTGGGAGGAAATCAAGCAGTGCGTCTATCGGGGCGTGAACAAAAAGGGTACGCTCCCCGGGGTGCTGAAAGTCCGGCGCCGGGCGCATGATCTCTCCAAAAAGCGGATGAACGGGCGCAAATTCAGCAATGCAGACGAATGGCTCGAAGCCATCAAAAATGGTCCGACGGATTTCAACACGGTGAACAAATGGGTGAGCATTTTTGCGCTTGCGGTGAACGAGGAAAACGCAAGCTTCGGACGCATCATCACGGCGCCAACGAACGGCGCATCGGGCGTGATCCCCGCCGTAATGCTCTACGCCTACTGCTTCACCCCGAATTTCGATGATGACGCCGTGGTGGATTTCCTGCTCACAGCCGGAGAAATCGGAACCCTCTACAAAAAAGGCGCAACCATTTCTGCGGCAATGGGCGGCTGTCAGGCCGAGATCGGAGTTTCGAGCTCAATGGCTGCTGCAGCGCTCACGGAGGTACTCGGCGGCACCCGCGAGCAGGTGATGCAGGCCGCTGAAATCGCCATGGAGCATCATCTCGGCATGACCTGCGATCCCATTGCCGGTCTCGTGCAGGTGCCCTGTATCGAGCGCAACAGCATGGGCGCCATGAAGGCCATCACCGCGACCAACATCGCCCTCGATGAAGATCCGAGCACAGCCCGCGTGAGCCTCGATGATGTGATCAAAACCATGTGGGAAACCGCCCTCGATATGAATCACAAATACAAGGAAACCTCCGAAGGCGGTCTTGCGACCATCCCGGTAAACGTGATTGAGTGTTAG
- a CDS encoding ATP-binding protein, which produces MHIKRRLFEPVKEKLLHSGKIVLLYGPRQAGKTTLGKEIAKATGLRYLYINADQLRYIDVISSRDLNKLRDLTSGYELLFIDEGQRVPDIGLNLKILHDELPQLKVMVTGSSSFLLSGRVNESLAGRKKVFTLLPLSTGELLQHYNPFELSEQLTDRLIFGSYPEILNLRSTADKLEYLRDVSTSYIFKDILELENIRYPYKINDLLKLLAWQTGAEVSIHELCQKLSLNRETVERYLNLLEQSFIIFKLRAFSRNPRKEISKSVKYYFYDTGIRNVLIDNMNPPDQRNDIGGLWENYLIAERKKYLLFEGIHASQWFWRTYSGTEIDYIEERDGKLFAYEIKYRQKKASAPPSWKENYGHHFESVNSANYTGFLNPKKDPDQ; this is translated from the coding sequence ATGCACATCAAACGCAGGCTTTTTGAACCGGTTAAGGAAAAGCTCCTACATTCAGGTAAAATCGTATTACTGTATGGCCCGCGTCAGGCCGGCAAAACAACCTTAGGCAAGGAAATTGCAAAAGCAACCGGTCTCAGATACCTCTACATTAATGCCGATCAGTTAAGATATATTGATGTAATTTCAAGTCGTGATCTAAACAAGCTTCGCGATCTTACCTCGGGGTACGAACTGCTTTTCATTGATGAAGGACAACGGGTACCTGATATTGGACTGAATCTGAAAATCCTGCATGATGAACTGCCTCAATTAAAGGTGATGGTTACAGGATCTTCTTCATTCTTGCTATCGGGACGCGTGAACGAATCTCTGGCCGGAAGAAAAAAAGTTTTCACGCTTCTGCCCCTTTCCACAGGAGAACTCCTTCAGCACTACAACCCTTTTGAACTCAGCGAACAGCTCACTGACCGACTTATTTTTGGTTCTTATCCTGAAATCCTGAATCTCCGTTCGACAGCGGATAAACTGGAGTATCTTCGGGATGTATCCACTTCATACATTTTCAAAGATATTCTTGAACTTGAAAACATCCGTTACCCATACAAAATCAATGACCTGCTAAAGCTGCTTGCATGGCAGACCGGTGCTGAAGTATCGATTCACGAACTGTGTCAAAAACTATCCCTGAACCGGGAAACGGTGGAGCGCTACCTTAACCTGCTTGAACAATCCTTTATCATTTTCAAACTGCGTGCCTTCAGCCGTAATCCCAGAAAAGAAATCAGTAAATCCGTCAAATATTATTTCTATGACACCGGTATCCGAAATGTTCTGATTGATAACATGAACCCACCGGATCAGAGAAATGATATCGGTGGGTTATGGGAAAACTATTTGATTGCTGAACGAAAAAAATATCTCCTTTTTGAAGGCATTCATGCATCCCAATGGTTTTGGCGCACCTATAGCGGGACTGAAATAGACTATATTGAAGAAAGGGATGGAAAACTCTTCGCCTATGAAATTAAGTACCGGCAAAAAAAAGCTTCAGCACCGCCCAGCTGGAAGGAAAACTATGGCCATCACTTTGAGTCCGTTAACAGCGCCAACTACACCGGTTTTCTAAACCCGAAAAAAGACCCGGACCAATAA
- a CDS encoding thioredoxin family protein: protein MKFKFIFLLLVIPALLLACSPPEVERRIPSEFLGGEKFVPENAFTNWLDLEEAIEKAQQADKKILIDVYTDWCGYCRRMDAETYTRDRVQTAINDHFYAVRINAESSERVNYLGQVMSMSDFAMSLGVTGFPTTIFLTNEGEPLGFQPGFIDFNTFERLLVYVGTEAYEQNISFDAFTLD, encoded by the coding sequence ATGAAGTTCAAATTTATCTTCCTGCTACTCGTCATTCCTGCGCTCCTGCTGGCGTGCAGTCCGCCTGAAGTAGAGCGCCGCATTCCCAGCGAGTTTTTGGGCGGTGAAAAGTTCGTACCGGAAAATGCTTTCACAAACTGGCTGGATCTTGAAGAAGCCATCGAAAAAGCGCAGCAAGCCGATAAAAAAATCCTGATCGATGTGTACACCGACTGGTGCGGCTACTGCAGACGTATGGACGCAGAAACCTACACCAGAGACCGCGTTCAGACCGCCATCAATGATCACTTTTACGCTGTACGGATCAATGCCGAATCTTCTGAGCGGGTAAATTATCTGGGGCAGGTCATGAGCATGAGTGACTTTGCCATGAGTCTGGGCGTTACGGGCTTTCCAACAACAATCTTTCTCACGAATGAAGGCGAGCCGCTCGGCTTCCAGCCCGGATTTATTGATTTCAACACCTTTGAAAGGTTGCTGGTGTACGTAGGCACGGAAGCTTACGAGCAAAACATTTCTTTTGACGCCTTCACGCTTGACTAA
- a CDS encoding alpha/beta hydrolase, with protein sequence MNSRILKLMFITAGLSVIITHSAVQAASPEDGWVTDVLGAPFEQRTFEMDPDYEGEVFITLVRSLVNPEEAAARAVLYVHGFNDYFFQTEMAGRFNAEGIDFYAVDLRKYGRSWRSHQKITNVRDLAEYYADLDKALDYIRGAGAGHIILKGHSTGGLTTTLYAADRYGEGMFEALLLNSPFYDFNAGFFMRRVVIPFISWRGKSNPDKLTPEGAPGFYGASIYAGEEGEWDFDTAWKGSGVRINYGWIRAIRLGHKRVGRGLRLDVPVLVMHSDKTVPENEMNEILFTGDAVLNVAHIKAGARNLQTPDLQLAEIENGMHDLILSRESVRNEAYRVMMEWSRALKPD encoded by the coding sequence ATGAATAGCCGGATTCTGAAGCTGATGTTTATCACTGCAGGCCTGTCTGTAATTATAACACATTCCGCGGTTCAGGCGGCTTCTCCGGAAGACGGCTGGGTAACCGATGTGCTTGGCGCACCTTTCGAGCAGCGTACTTTTGAAATGGATCCCGATTATGAGGGGGAGGTGTTCATAACCCTTGTTCGCAGTTTGGTTAATCCGGAGGAAGCTGCCGCGCGCGCAGTGCTCTATGTGCACGGATTCAACGACTATTTCTTTCAGACAGAAATGGCCGGGCGCTTTAATGCGGAGGGGATTGATTTTTATGCGGTTGATCTCCGGAAATATGGCCGCTCGTGGCGATCTCATCAGAAAATAACCAATGTGCGCGATTTGGCTGAGTACTACGCAGATCTCGACAAGGCATTGGATTACATACGTGGAGCCGGTGCCGGCCATATTATTCTCAAAGGTCATTCAACCGGCGGACTCACCACAACCCTTTATGCTGCCGACCGCTACGGGGAGGGCATGTTCGAAGCGCTGTTGCTTAACAGTCCTTTTTACGATTTCAATGCCGGCTTTTTCATGCGCCGTGTCGTCATTCCCTTTATTTCATGGCGCGGAAAATCAAACCCGGATAAGCTGACGCCTGAGGGGGCACCGGGCTTTTACGGGGCAAGTATTTATGCGGGAGAAGAAGGCGAATGGGATTTCGATACCGCCTGGAAAGGTTCGGGTGTGCGTATCAACTACGGATGGATACGTGCCATCCGGCTGGGCCATAAACGCGTAGGCCGCGGACTCCGTCTTGACGTACCGGTTCTGGTTATGCATTCCGATAAAACGGTGCCGGAAAACGAAATGAATGAGATTCTCTTTACCGGGGATGCCGTGCTGAATGTTGCGCACATCAAAGCCGGTGCCCGGAACCTGCAAACACCGGATCTGCAGCTGGCCGAAATTGAAAATGGCATGCATGATCTCATTCTCTCCCGCGAATCCGTACGAAATGAAGCCTATCGGGTAATGATGGAATGGTCCCGGGCACTCAAGCCGGATTGA
- a CDS encoding copper resistance protein NlpE → MNRFIISFISVFVLVIASGCGSADTPETDSELLTQQQTNPSPSSYARVSLDWFGTYHGVTPCADCEGIDTTLELTRDESFVLTIQYLGKDDEPQTTEGDFFWNEAGNTVTLAGVENRPAQFFVAENAVIQLDMDGQRVTGDLADLYILRKQSESEGN, encoded by the coding sequence ATGAACAGATTTATCATCAGCTTTATCTCCGTTTTTGTGCTGGTTATAGCTTCGGGCTGTGGATCAGCCGACACTCCTGAAACAGATTCCGAATTGCTGACGCAGCAGCAAACAAATCCTTCACCTTCAAGCTATGCCCGCGTTTCACTGGATTGGTTCGGAACCTATCATGGTGTCACGCCCTGTGCCGATTGTGAGGGTATTGACACTACGCTTGAGCTCACGCGTGATGAAAGCTTCGTCCTGACCATACAATATCTCGGCAAGGATGATGAACCGCAAACTACGGAGGGCGATTTCTTTTGGAATGAGGCCGGAAATACCGTAACGCTTGCAGGCGTGGAAAACAGACCTGCGCAGTTTTTTGTGGCCGAAAATGCGGTGATTCAGCTGGATATGGATGGTCAGCGCGTGACCGGCGATCTTGCTGATCTGTATATTCTGCGTAAGCAATCCGAATCGGAGGGCAATTGA